In Brassica napus cultivar Da-Ae chromosome A3, Da-Ae, whole genome shotgun sequence, the sequence TGGATCTTCTCAGGCAGATCCTTCCATAGACCAGTCATGATCTTCTGCTGAAACGGTGACAATGCGTAAACCACCGCCTTCAGTTCCACCGGCTGCTTCCCCatcttcgtcttcgtcttcttcttctgcgaCGAAACAACAAAGACGGATATACGCAGCGTCTCCACCTATACGTCGTCGTACTGTGGTTTTCGATTTACGCAGGGTATTTAAAATTGGGCCTTGTACTAATGGGCTTCTGATTCTCTGCCGAGTAATGTATTGATGTTTGCTTCAGTCCACGAGGACGGAAGATTCTTTTGTATTttgaacaattttaaaaaatctctatTTATTCGGGTAAACAAAACCCACCCATTGGAATATTAATGGCTTTAATAGAGGCATTAGCTCAGATGCTTCATGTGTACCAACAATAAATTGGTCCTAACCTTAAGGGATATGGGCTTTTGTAGTAGTTACGTAGGCAATTGCGTAGATTGATATCATCAATGGCGTTAGAACACACGTAGTCCCTGAAGTGGCCACGGTATGACACACGACGCACATGCAATGACTGATATTATATGGTCGAAGCTAAGCCCCAATAAGTATTTagtaaaatatactattttaatatttccaataaaatatttaatgttaGTAACTTTTTGATAGGAAACCAAATGACAGCTGCTCTTATTCTCCCTTCAACGTAAATTGAAAACCGTATatttacaacaacaacaaaaagttaACCATTGTCTTTTGCCACAGAGACACGACTAAAAAGTGTTAAAAATTGCAAAATAATTCAGAAAGGAATATGCATACATTTTAGATCTGGAATGATCAATCATACAAAGTGATTACAACATAACCAAGTTGCTTTGGTCTAATGGTATATGAGCTCCAACTTGAGTGTCCGCCCTGGGTTCGAGTCTTGGCCACTGCAGATTCACATATAAGTTGCAGCatccgagaccgaagaccgttacGCGGTGAGCCATCTGGTGACCTTCGGATCTATGTTCGCTTCGGTTtctagtctggaccaccacGGTGGAGACAGGATATtcggttataaaaaaaagtgattACAACATGAGCTGTTGTCCCTTGTcatactttaactattttttaaacaaaaatcctCATGATCTTTAACAAAAAGGTTTAAATATAGAGAATATATTACTTCGCCGTACAGCGCGTTCCTAGTGGTTCGAGAAGATGCCGGACACTAGTCAGTCAGAGAAGACATCTAAGCCAGTCAAAACCCCAACGACCGAATCAAATGATGACACGTCATTATTTTTCAAGCGCagctaaatattaataaaaatcggAAATATCTAGAGAAGGCTATAAATAGATCCTGGATCATTCTCGTCACCATAATACTTGTAATTTTCTGAGACAAGCTTTCTtaccaaaagaagaagagagatatCATTAGAGAAGACGCGAGAAGAATTAGATACACGAACAGATTTGATTTGGACCACAACTTCGGATTCTTAGTTATCTACAACCAATAGGTATATATCGTTGTCCTGATTGTTGTTTGTGTATATAGTTTTGTCCTGATTCATTCTTTTATGTGTGttcaaatattgttttaatggtATTTGTAACACTTGGACTTGTGTTCTGATACATAAGTGTTGCCGCTATTTTGTAGATTGTGTTTGTGTCTGGTGACTTGGTGCGACGTAAATGGCAGTTTATTTTCATAGTGGGGATATTAATAAAACTCAGCTCGATACGTCGAGGAAAAGGAAGTCAAGAAGTAGACGTGATGGTACCACTGTGGCTGAGAGGCTTCagatatggaaagagtacaatgAGAATGTAGAAGAAGCTTCCACCAAGAAGCGGAAAGTACCTGCGAAAGGTTCCAAGAAAGGGTGCATGAAAGGTAAAGGAGGACCAGAGAATGGTCAGTGTAGTTTCAGGGGAGTTAGGCAGAGGATTTGGGGCAAGTGGGTCGCTGAGATTAGAGAGCCTAACCGTGGAAGTAGGCTTTGGCTAGGCACTTTTCCAACCGCTGAGGAAGCTGCTTGTGCTTATGACGAGGCGGCTAGGGTTATGTACGGTCCTATGGCTCGTCTCAATTTCCCTCGGTCTCCTGTGTCTGATGTGACTAGTAGTTCGAGTCATTCTGAGGTGTGCACGGCTCCGGGACTTGTTCATGTGAAAACAGAAGATGCAGATTATGAATCCAATTCCTTCGTTGAAGCTGATGCCAAGAATGGTGCCTACACACATGAAGAAAAGGTAAAGAAGGACGTTAAGGTAGATGCTGGTAGTGATTGGTTGAGCGAGTTTGAACAGAAGTATTGGAGTGAAGTTCTGGAggagaaagagaaacaaaagaagcAAGTAGAAACCTGTCAGAAACAGCCTGCATCGCTATCTGTTTCAGATTACGGTTGGCCTGAGGATTTGGATCAGAGTCACTGGGAGATGTTTGATGTTGATGAGCTTCTAGGTGACTTGACTGGAGACATGTTTACAGGCTTGGACCAGAGCCAATGTCTAGCGGGCAGTGTAGGTGGTGGTTTGTCTGAATCCGAGAAGAGGCAAATTGGACTATATCCGCTGCAAAGCCTTGACTCTAGTTACGGATTGCCTCCGCTTCAGCTTGATGCACAGGATGATAATGAGTTCGTTGATCTGAGGTTCTTGGACCTGGAGAGATGAGACAATGGAATGTAGCTGGGTATATTTGTATTCTGTAATTTGCCTTTTATACCATCATGTGTGTTAAAGACTCTAGTGACATTTTTGTAATATAGAGAACCTCATAAGACTATAATTTCTATTGAACTGTATATATTTATACTGCGAGAAACTGTCTTCTCTGTAACAGAGAGTGTACGACTTGCAAGTTGCTACACTGACTCTCTTTAGTTCTGTAACTTCTGTTGGTAGTTTTCCAACGTAAAGGAGCTTTGAAATGTGTCATGCCTGATGGGTTTTAATGTATCTCTCAAATGGATTGTGATGGATCATTCATGTGAAATATAATGGTACATCGGTATTCTCTATGCATTTAGTTAAGTTCGATATTCTACGTCTATTTGGCCTGTCtcttaaattttgttataaatatgCATGAACTCAAAATACCTGCTGCCAGGTTAAATGATTTATTAGGTGATTTGTTGTTATCGGAATCTAGAGGATGAGTTATACGAGGTTAAATCCAATTCACGAACTGACGCACACATACTTAAGATACTGGTTTAATCCATTTCTTAAGATGGTTACTGTTAGAAggatatttttttgaaagaaaaaagaaaatgaatagaACGATCTTGTGTATTTTAAATTCGAGAATTCATTAATTTTAAACAAGTTTCTCTTATTTTCAAATGTAGATTCATTCACTACAAAGATTTATATATCTACATATACACGCACATATTTGTGTTTATTCACATGTTGTGTGTATGCTTGTAATATGGATAAGGATAAGTGGCTACATTACATGATAAAAGCGGTGttgatattttgaaattattattagAAAAGGAACATGCCTCCTCTTAAAAGAGCAAAATGGTAAGTGAATACAGCCAAATTGGTCAGTAAAGTTTGTTGTAGTTATTATCTTCAAGAGATGTTTCTCAGGCAGCTTCTTCTTTTCAACATTCTGAAGGATAAAGAAAGATATTGAACTATTTGGACTTTCAGTAATACTCTTCTTTGTATATGCAAAGTTTTAAGTCTCTTTAGTTCCATGCAATAACTTAACAGACTAACACTGCGTCAAAAAATGTAGTACCGAGCTACAAATATCGATTCCGATTATcgaaattaatgcaacataacTGCATGTCTATACAATTATGTGAAACTGATGTAGGGTATCACACCATGACGCCAATGTCGTCATTTCAGATTATCATAATCTAAAAGTATAAATATACGAAGTCGCACGATGCAACAACCTTTGTACTAAATgagaatataatattaaaatggcAACAAGAATAAAACAAATAGAGAAAAAGGAAAGGATTAATCTTCCACCTAAACCAAGTCCAAAGAAGTTTGCAAGTTGCAACATCCACTTGCATCGTCAGGCGTAAGCTTTTTGATAAGGTCTCTCACCTTCCTCGTTTCCTCCAAACTTCTCTCTCCATATGCATATATACAATACATACATACTATATATTCTTACATATATGTAACAAACACATCAACATCTGTGCATGCACGTGTGCTCATGCATGTATGGTGCTCTGAATTAGCCATTCCTATGGGCCATGGCTATCACGAATTGTGATTAACACAACCAATCAATTATATATTAGACCACATTTCAAATGCGTTATTCCGGCTGATAGATATATAGATACCATATGTTCTGAATTTGTAATAAATAGTCAAACCAGTGTTACATCAAATAACTTATAATCATCACgactttttatataaaaatatatcagaGACGATATTTTAATTGCGACTCATAAATTGACCTTAATCATTCTTCAAaagaaatattgtacattttatttttccacACTTCTGCGTATATTAGTAATAATGAATTAAAACATGAATACAATTAGAGTATTTTATAATAACAAGCAAATCTTTTTAATAggtaactagattttgacccgtgcaaccgcacgagtgtttgttttcacttttctatacataaattattattttagaacataagtggtatatatttttaatgttaatcatatacttaaatatttatataactatttcaaatacaataattttacaatttacaggttataattaattaattgtttaaaccttatgttatcttattgtatttgcatttagttattaagcaaattaatatattcatgagaaaatatatttaaaaaatatttggtatttaatttatgctaaattctgacccgtatttcaaaactggatttctttttaccaatatttttatgcttattcattttagataatttattattgtatatataatagtgtaaaatatgttaatttttagacatgtattatatagtttgttaattctAAGCCGTTCTATCaccatattatattttaaataaatagtttatatttatgaaaataaaatttaaaaatttatcaattgaatataattttatcatatttattttagtataataattatattttaacatgatcatgactataaaagtagataaaataggatataatttatttattttcatttctaaaagataacttaaaatacattaagttattgtttaaatattacacagatttattagaatttttaaaatataatatatatattatatttaaaatgaaaatatattatgatgaaagtagttacaaagattttatattattaactttaaagaaatacatgttaatttttatacatgtattatatagtttgataatgttaactcatcttaccaacatattagattttatttttgaacataaatattttataattacgaaaataaaatatataaatatataaatttaatacaatttattatatttagctcaatataataattttattttaatatgattgattatgattatataataaataaaatatcatatatttttttatttttcattttatataactgaatatattaatgtataataatattttaaactaatttcgaaattagtgaaaatatttaaatataatttcgaaaatgaagatcttgtaaaaatctttttaaacagatttgttagaattttaaaataaatatatttatatttaaaatgaaaagatatcaaaagatattatgattaaaatattttaaaaattctatttattattagtctgaattaaa encodes:
- the LOC106427943 gene encoding dehydration-responsive element-binding protein 2A-like is translated as MAVYFHSGDINKTQLDTSRKRKSRSRRDGTTVAERLQIWKEYNENVEEASTKKRKVPAKGSKKGCMKGKGGPENGQCSFRGVRQRIWGKWVAEIREPNRGSRLWLGTFPTAEEAACAYDEAARVMYGPMARLNFPRSPVSDVTSSSSHSEVCTAPGLVHVKTEDADYESNSFVEADAKNGAYTHEEKVKKDVKVDAGSDWLSEFEQKYWSEVLEEKEKQKKQVETCQKQPASLSVSDYGWPEDLDQSHWEMFDVDELLGDLTGDMFTGLDQSQCLAGSVGGGLSESEKRQIGLYPLQSLDSSYGLPPLQLDAQDDNEFVDLRFLDLER